From the genome of Winogradskyella forsetii, one region includes:
- a CDS encoding CTP synthase has product MTTNPKYIFVTGGVSSSLGKGIIAASLAKLLQAQGYRITIQKLDPYINIDPGTLNPYEHGECYVTDDGAETDLDLGHYERFLNVATSQANNVTTGRIYQSVIDKERRGEFLGKTVQVIPHITDEIKRRIQILGNSGDYDIVITEIGGTVGDIESLPYIEAVRQLEWDLGEHNTCVIHLTLVPYLSAAGELKTKPTQHSVKTLMESGVQADILVCRTEHPLNEGLKTKLARFCNVKKEAVIESIDASTIYDVPNLMLDEGLDKVVLNQLQLKSDKPDLKNWNQFLKRHKNPKSEVTIGLIGKYVELQDSYKSILEAFIHAGAENEVKVVVEPIHSEYLSESNIEFKLGHLDGVLVAPGFGERGIEGKIDAVRFVRENNIPFLGICLGMQMAVIEYARNVLNIKDANSLEMDGQTLNPVINLMESQKNVINKGGTMRLGTWDCQLEKDSIAYKVYKTETITERHRHRFEFNNDFKAQFENSGLKPTGYNPDTGLVEIIEIPENNWFVGVQYHPEYKSTVRNPHPLFVAFVAAALKYKKNKK; this is encoded by the coding sequence ATGACCACAAACCCTAAATACATTTTTGTAACAGGAGGCGTGTCTTCTTCTCTCGGAAAAGGCATTATAGCTGCATCTTTAGCTAAACTCTTACAAGCACAAGGTTACAGAATTACCATCCAAAAATTAGATCCATATATTAATATTGATCCAGGCACCTTAAATCCTTATGAGCATGGTGAATGCTACGTTACGGATGATGGTGCAGAAACCGATTTGGATTTAGGCCATTATGAGCGTTTTCTAAATGTGGCTACATCACAAGCCAATAACGTTACGACTGGTAGGATTTACCAAAGCGTTATCGATAAAGAAAGACGTGGCGAATTTTTAGGAAAAACAGTACAGGTAATACCACATATTACAGACGAAATTAAACGAAGAATTCAAATTTTAGGTAACTCTGGCGATTATGATATTGTTATTACCGAAATAGGTGGAACCGTTGGGGATATAGAGTCTTTACCATACATTGAAGCCGTTAGACAATTGGAATGGGATTTAGGAGAACACAACACTTGTGTAATTCATTTAACCTTGGTGCCTTATTTATCTGCTGCCGGCGAATTAAAGACCAAACCAACCCAACACAGCGTAAAAACCTTGATGGAAAGTGGTGTGCAAGCCGATATTTTGGTGTGCCGAACAGAACATCCGCTTAATGAAGGCTTAAAAACGAAACTTGCACGTTTTTGTAATGTAAAGAAGGAAGCTGTTATTGAATCTATTGATGCTTCTACTATTTACGACGTACCAAATTTAATGTTGGATGAAGGCTTGGATAAAGTGGTTTTAAATCAACTACAATTGAAAAGTGATAAACCGGATTTAAAAAATTGGAACCAGTTTTTAAAACGTCATAAAAATCCTAAAAGTGAAGTTACCATTGGTCTAATCGGTAAATATGTAGAATTACAGGATTCTTATAAATCTATTCTCGAGGCTTTTATTCATGCAGGCGCGGAAAATGAAGTTAAGGTAGTTGTAGAACCGATTCATTCCGAATATTTATCTGAAAGTAATATCGAATTTAAATTAGGGCATTTAGATGGTGTTCTGGTCGCGCCAGGTTTTGGAGAACGTGGTATCGAAGGTAAAATTGATGCCGTTCGCTTTGTGAGGGAAAACAATATTCCATTTTTAGGCATTTGTTTAGGCATGCAAATGGCCGTTATTGAATATGCTAGAAACGTATTGAATATTAAGGATGCAAATTCATTGGAAATGGATGGGCAGACGCTAAATCCTGTCATTAATTTAATGGAATCGCAGAAGAATGTGATTAATAAAGGTGGCACAATGCGTTTAGGAACTTGGGACTGCCAACTCGAAAAAGATAGTATTGCCTACAAAGTTTATAAAACGGAAACCATAACAGAAAGACACAGACACCGTTTTGAATTTAACAACGATTTTAAAGCGCAATTTGAAAATTCTGGATTAAAGCCAACGGGTTATAATCCTGACACGGGTTTAGTTGAAATTATTGAAATTCCTGAAAATAATTGGTTTGTTGGCGTGCAATACCATCCGGAATATAAAAGTACAGTGAGAAATCCACATCCTCTGTTTGTGGCATTTGTAGCTGCGGCTTTAAAATATAAGAAGAACAAAAAATAA
- a CDS encoding NAD(P)H-dependent flavin oxidoreductase, which translates to MTNRITKLFHIKYPIIQAGMIWNSGWKLASAASNSGILGLIGAGSMYPDVLREHIQKCKAATDKPFGVNVPMLYPNIQEIMDIIVEEGVKIVFTSAGNPKTWTKWLQDKGITVVHVVSSVKFALKSQEAGVDAIVAEGFEAGGHNGRDETTTLTLIPMVKEQLQIPLIAAGGIATGQAMLACMVLGADGVQVGSRFVASEESSAHQAFKQVVVDAKEGDTKLTLKELAPVRLIKNKFYKDIQDLYKQSPTPEQLIELLGRARAKRGMFEGDLEDGELEIGQIAGLIHDVKPVAEIVEDMVAEFEDAKKSVTLF; encoded by the coding sequence ATGACCAACAGAATAACAAAACTCTTCCACATAAAATACCCAATTATCCAAGCTGGAATGATTTGGAACAGCGGCTGGAAATTAGCTTCGGCAGCTAGTAATTCAGGAATTTTAGGATTAATTGGTGCAGGTTCCATGTATCCAGACGTACTGCGAGAGCATATTCAAAAATGTAAGGCAGCAACCGACAAACCATTTGGTGTTAACGTTCCTATGTTATATCCAAATATTCAGGAAATTATGGATATTATTGTAGAAGAAGGTGTAAAGATTGTTTTCACTTCCGCAGGAAATCCGAAAACATGGACGAAATGGTTACAGGACAAAGGGATAACTGTTGTGCATGTGGTGAGTAGTGTAAAGTTTGCCTTAAAATCCCAAGAGGCAGGCGTTGATGCAATCGTTGCCGAAGGTTTTGAAGCGGGCGGACACAACGGAAGAGATGAAACGACAACCTTAACTTTGATTCCTATGGTCAAAGAACAACTTCAAATTCCGTTGATTGCAGCAGGAGGCATAGCCACAGGCCAAGCGATGTTAGCTTGTATGGTTTTGGGAGCAGATGGCGTGCAGGTTGGTAGCCGATTTGTAGCTAGTGAAGAGTCTTCTGCACACCAAGCCTTTAAGCAGGTCGTCGTGGATGCCAAAGAAGGTGACACGAAATTAACCTTAAAAGAATTAGCACCTGTACGGCTGATAAAAAATAAATTCTATAAAGACATCCAAGACTTATATAAGCAATCACCAACACCAGAACAACTTATTGAATTATTAGGAAGAGCCAGAGCTAAGCGTGGCATGTTTGAAGGTGATTTAGAAGATGGCGAATTAGAAATTGGACAGATTGCTGGTTTGATTCATGATGTAAAACCAGTTGCTGAGATTGTTGAGGATATGGTTGCTGAGTTTGAGGACGCTAAGAAAAGCGTGACTTTATTTTAA
- a CDS encoding fasciclin domain-containing protein translates to MKIISKNFKLLTVFLLVIGLTACSDDDDNNGPGIQTTTVVDVALANNLTSLAAALEATDLVTTLQGTGPFTVFAPDNEAFAALLADTGLDLDNLSAAEKTLVTNILLNHVIIGENLDATSIVNAGSGYLSTASPSGFGDSTLSLYFNVDAGTVKLNGGFDTSVGADVDETDLTATNGVIHIIDKVLLPPTVVDMAIANPNFSTLVTALTTLTPGTDFVATLSTDNGTSPAPFTVFAPTNTAFDNLGTPPAEDVLTQVLLHHVIDGANVRSNGLTPNGTTSPETLQGQTIDITLPGTNGNIADVTDGASNSDIGIVAVDVQTANGVIHVVNKVMLPSL, encoded by the coding sequence ATGAAAATTATTTCAAAAAACTTCAAATTACTTACAGTATTTCTATTGGTTATAGGTTTGACTGCATGTAGTGATGACGACGACAACAATGGTCCAGGTATACAAACCACCACTGTAGTGGATGTAGCTTTGGCCAACAATTTAACTTCTTTGGCAGCAGCTTTAGAAGCAACAGATTTAGTAACCACATTACAAGGAACAGGACCTTTTACAGTTTTTGCACCAGATAATGAAGCATTTGCTGCTTTATTAGCAGATACTGGTTTAGATTTAGATAATCTTTCTGCTGCAGAAAAGACTTTAGTAACAAATATCTTATTAAATCATGTTATTATTGGTGAAAATTTAGATGCCACTTCCATAGTCAATGCAGGTTCTGGATATTTAAGCACAGCTTCTCCAAGTGGTTTTGGTGATAGCACATTAAGTCTTTACTTTAATGTAGATGCAGGAACTGTAAAATTAAATGGTGGTTTTGATACGTCGGTAGGTGCTGATGTAGACGAAACAGATTTAACTGCTACTAATGGTGTAATACATATTATTGACAAAGTCTTATTACCTCCTACTGTGGTAGATATGGCTATTGCCAATCCTAACTTTTCAACCTTAGTTACTGCTTTAACTACTTTAACTCCAGGTACTGATTTTGTAGCAACATTATCTACTGATAATGGTACTAGTCCGGCACCATTCACAGTTTTTGCGCCAACCAATACCGCTTTTGATAATTTAGGCACTCCTCCTGCGGAAGATGTATTAACTCAAGTATTATTACATCACGTCATTGATGGAGCTAATGTACGTTCTAATGGGTTAACTCCAAATGGTACAACAAGTCCAGAAACATTACAAGGACAAACTATTGATATCACACTTCCTGGAACTAATGGAAATATTGCTGATGTTACTGACGGTGCCAGTAATTCTGATATAGGCATAGTCGCAGTTGATGTACAAACGGCAAATGGTGTTATTCATGTAGTGAATAAAGTAATGTTACCGTCATTATAA
- a CDS encoding toxin-antitoxin system YwqK family antitoxin: MVKQIIYSLFILTLFLTTANAQKTVNQFDKDGKRHGLWTKNYHKTDQKRYEGVFEHGKEIDSFKFYTLSSGKSVLSAVKVFNEKDSIADVTFLASTKKIISEGKMDGKRFIGEWIFYHKNSSVKMIVENYNDEGLLEGERFVYFKNGELAESANYKNGKLHGESKWFSEKGLLLRHTQYQDGELEGKTINYDANGKKTSEGNYVKSQKKGIWKYYKDGKITKEIDHTNNEVIKKYE; encoded by the coding sequence ATGGTTAAACAAATAATTTATTCACTTTTCATTTTAACATTATTTTTAACAACTGCGAATGCCCAAAAAACGGTAAATCAGTTCGATAAGGACGGTAAACGACATGGCTTATGGACTAAAAATTACCACAAAACCGATCAAAAACGCTACGAAGGTGTTTTTGAGCATGGTAAGGAAATTGATTCCTTCAAATTCTATACGTTATCTTCAGGAAAAAGTGTGTTGAGTGCTGTAAAGGTATTTAACGAAAAGGACAGCATCGCAGATGTTACCTTTTTAGCTTCAACTAAAAAAATCATTAGTGAAGGTAAAATGGACGGTAAACGTTTTATAGGAGAATGGATTTTTTATCACAAAAATTCTTCGGTAAAAATGATTGTTGAAAATTATAATGATGAAGGTCTGCTGGAAGGAGAGCGCTTTGTGTATTTCAAAAATGGCGAACTTGCAGAAAGTGCTAACTATAAAAACGGTAAACTACACGGCGAATCCAAATGGTTCTCAGAGAAGGGGTTATTGTTAAGGCATACTCAATATCAGGATGGCGAGTTAGAAGGAAAGACCATTAATTATGATGCCAATGGCAAAAAAACGTCTGAAGGCAATTATGTTAAAAGTCAGAAAAAGGGTATTTGGAAATATTACAAAGATGGAAAAATCACTAAAGAAATAGACCATACAAACAATGAGGTCATTAAGAAATATGAATAG
- the yidC gene encoding membrane protein insertase YidC, with the protein MEEKKLDIKSIIGFVLIFGILVFMMYQNQPTPEELEAQKKAEQEQVEAEKKETKQDEPLVTTSDDYTITQSLDSTQQVVRQNKLGTFAYAATLPGKDITTVQTDVFELKFSRIGGHLAQVKLKNFVDYDSVPIYLVKDNNSAFNITFGTSDNRTYNTQDLPFQPSVTKSGANTVVSMKFKASENAFLEYRYELKPDNYMIDFSIRSQGLSGVFNTSQPVTLDWKQKGIRHAKSISYENRYTRLTYMHDDGKVDKLSQGGDDEETAEDVEWLSYRQFFFSSILVSNDSPFKNVAMTSKDLVEDDEIDTLYTKTYSSKFPLAYNGGELSKNLGLYYGPTKAEVLKTYDKGLDESIPFGWGIFGWINKIIFIPLFGFLIQYLPHGIAIIVMTIMVKILLSFVQYKQFLSQAKMKILKPELDAVREKYKDNKLKAQQETMAIQSRAGASPLSGCLPGLMQIPVFYALFQFFPTAFDLRQKSFLWADDLSSYDSIYELPFPIPLYGDHVALFPILAAIAIFFYMKMTTGQQVATQPTQEGMPDMAKMMKYMIYFSPILMLVFFNNYASGLSLYYFISNLISIGIMLVIKNYIIDEDKVLAKIEVSKTKPKKQNKFQKKMAEMMEQAEAQKQAQQKGKKKK; encoded by the coding sequence ATGGAAGAAAAGAAATTAGACATTAAATCTATAATAGGTTTTGTCCTCATATTCGGAATTTTGGTATTTATGATGTACCAAAATCAACCAACACCAGAGGAACTTGAAGCTCAGAAAAAAGCAGAGCAGGAGCAAGTTGAAGCCGAAAAGAAGGAAACTAAGCAAGATGAACCCTTGGTTACCACTTCAGATGACTATACAATTACACAATCCTTAGACTCCACACAACAGGTTGTACGTCAAAATAAATTAGGCACTTTTGCCTATGCCGCAACCTTACCAGGAAAAGATATAACAACCGTACAAACCGATGTTTTTGAACTTAAGTTTAGTCGGATTGGTGGTCATTTGGCACAGGTTAAATTGAAGAACTTCGTAGATTATGATTCTGTTCCTATTTATTTGGTAAAGGATAATAACAGTGCATTCAACATTACATTTGGTACGTCGGACAACCGTACATATAATACACAGGATTTACCTTTTCAACCAAGTGTAACAAAAAGTGGAGCAAACACAGTTGTTTCCATGAAATTTAAGGCTTCCGAGAACGCATTTTTGGAATACCGTTACGAGTTGAAACCTGATAATTATATGATTGATTTTTCAATCAGATCACAAGGTTTAAGTGGTGTGTTTAATACGTCTCAACCTGTAACATTAGACTGGAAACAAAAAGGGATTCGTCACGCAAAAAGCATTAGTTACGAAAACCGTTATACCAGATTAACCTACATGCACGATGATGGAAAGGTTGATAAATTATCACAAGGTGGCGACGATGAGGAGACTGCCGAAGATGTAGAATGGTTATCTTACAGACAGTTCTTTTTCAGTTCTATTTTAGTTTCAAATGATAGCCCGTTTAAAAATGTGGCAATGACCTCCAAAGATTTAGTAGAGGATGACGAAATAGATACGCTTTACACAAAAACATACTCTTCTAAGTTTCCATTGGCGTATAATGGAGGCGAATTAAGTAAAAATTTGGGCTTGTATTATGGCCCGACAAAAGCAGAGGTTTTAAAAACATATGATAAAGGTTTAGACGAGAGTATTCCGTTTGGTTGGGGAATTTTCGGTTGGATAAACAAAATTATATTTATTCCTTTATTTGGGTTTTTAATTCAGTATTTACCGCATGGAATTGCAATTATAGTGATGACCATTATGGTTAAAATATTATTGTCTTTTGTACAATACAAGCAATTCTTGTCCCAAGCGAAGATGAAAATCTTAAAGCCGGAACTGGATGCGGTTAGAGAAAAGTATAAGGACAATAAGTTAAAAGCACAACAAGAGACAATGGCCATCCAGAGTAGAGCTGGCGCAAGCCCATTAAGTGGCTGTTTACCAGGTCTAATGCAGATTCCTGTGTTTTATGCTTTGTTTCAATTTTTTCCAACGGCTTTTGATTTAAGACAAAAAAGTTTCCTTTGGGCAGACGATTTAAGTTCCTATGATTCTATTTACGAATTGCCGTTTCCTATTCCATTATATGGAGACCACGTGGCCTTGTTTCCAATATTAGCAGCCATTGCTATTTTCTTCTATATGAAAATGACTACTGGTCAGCAGGTAGCAACGCAACCAACACAGGAAGGGATGCCAGATATGGCGAAAATGATGAAGTATATGATTTACTTCTCGCCAATTTTAATGTTAGTATTCTTTAACAACTATGCCTCTGGTTTAAGTTTGTATTACTTTATTTCTAACTTAATTAGTATTGGAATAATGTTGGTCATTAAGAACTACATTATTGATGAAGATAAAGTACTGGCTAAAATTGAAGTCAGTAAAACAAAGCCTAAGAAACAAAATAAGTTTCAGAAGAAAATGGCTGAGATGATGGAGCAAGCAGAAGCACAGAAGCAAGCTCAACAAAAAGGGAAGAAGAAGAAATAA
- a CDS encoding DUF3820 family protein, whose amino-acid sequence MELDGTVLIELAHYKMPFGKYKDQYLIDIPEHYYIWFQQKGFPEGKLGRMMAQMCDIKINGLEELIYTIRRDFRK is encoded by the coding sequence ATGGAATTAGACGGCACAGTTTTAATTGAATTGGCACACTACAAAATGCCTTTTGGTAAATATAAAGACCAATATTTGATTGATATCCCTGAACATTACTACATCTGGTTTCAACAAAAAGGATTTCCAGAAGGCAAACTCGGTCGCATGATGGCACAAATGTGTGATATTAAAATCAATGGTTTGGAAGAATTGATTTATACGATTCGTCGGGATTTTCGGAAATAA
- a CDS encoding S8 family serine peptidase: protein MIRKLTMLLLLFLSIKSYAQEDAWIYLTDKPNVSASIENPISILSQKAIDRKQQYNIVIDERDVPVNETYISDLKSQMGITVMAKSKWFNAVHVRGTEENINALNNLSYVETVDFADENLNTLSRNASNLSKTEIEDETIEFTYGNTQNQVEMINADNLHIADFTGEGITIAVIDSGFPNVNTMDAFQRLRANNDLLDGYDFVDRTPDVYAFSGSNHGTKVLSTMAGFIENQYVGTAPDASYYLFRTEDSGSENPVEESYWVEAAERADSLGVDMINTSLGYRLFDNPNYDYSPQDMNGQVAYITKGASIAVEKGILVVVSAGNAGATAWQTVGAPADSPDVFSIGAVDGDGNYVAFSSQGSEAQVGYQKPDVVARGGAAFVINEFNSIVQNNGTSFSGPIMCGGIASLWQAIPEASPTAMMDFVRQSASQFTAPDNFLGFGIPDLDLARALALSLEEDFIEAFNFYPNPVETEINLLFPSAATQLELSIFNHLGQQVLYKTVQTDFKKVDVSNFATGIYLLKLSTENDSKTFRFIKN from the coding sequence ATGATTAGAAAATTAACCATGCTTTTATTGCTCTTCCTCTCAATAAAAAGCTATGCGCAAGAAGACGCATGGATTTATCTCACGGACAAACCAAATGTTTCTGCTTCAATAGAAAATCCAATAAGTATCCTTTCTCAAAAAGCGATTGATAGAAAACAGCAATACAATATCGTCATTGACGAGCGCGATGTGCCTGTGAATGAAACGTATATTTCAGATTTAAAAAGCCAAATGGGAATTACTGTCATGGCAAAATCCAAATGGTTTAATGCCGTTCATGTGAGGGGAACAGAAGAAAATATCAATGCTTTAAATAACTTATCTTATGTTGAAACTGTTGATTTTGCAGATGAAAACTTAAACACCTTATCGAGAAACGCTTCCAATTTAAGCAAAACTGAAATAGAAGACGAAACCATTGAATTTACTTATGGAAATACGCAAAATCAGGTAGAAATGATAAATGCAGATAATTTGCATATAGCAGATTTTACAGGAGAAGGAATTACGATTGCTGTGATTGATTCCGGTTTTCCGAATGTAAATACTATGGATGCATTTCAACGTTTACGGGCTAACAACGATTTATTGGATGGTTATGATTTTGTGGATAGAACCCCAGACGTATATGCATTTTCAGGAAGTAATCATGGCACTAAAGTGTTGAGTACCATGGCAGGTTTTATAGAAAATCAATATGTTGGAACCGCACCTGATGCCTCTTATTATTTATTCAGGACAGAAGATTCGGGAAGTGAAAATCCAGTAGAAGAAAGCTATTGGGTGGAAGCAGCTGAACGCGCCGATAGTTTAGGGGTAGATATGATAAATACCTCATTGGGTTATCGCTTATTTGATAACCCGAATTATGATTATTCGCCCCAAGACATGAATGGCCAAGTCGCTTACATTACAAAAGGCGCATCAATTGCGGTTGAAAAAGGGATATTAGTGGTTGTGAGTGCTGGAAATGCGGGTGCAACTGCATGGCAAACTGTTGGTGCACCTGCAGATTCGCCAGATGTTTTTTCTATAGGTGCCGTTGATGGTGACGGAAATTATGTCGCATTCAGTTCTCAGGGAAGCGAAGCTCAAGTCGGTTATCAAAAACCAGATGTGGTGGCTAGAGGAGGAGCGGCTTTTGTTATTAATGAATTTAATAGTATAGTTCAAAATAATGGTACATCGTTCAGCGGACCAATTATGTGTGGTGGCATTGCGTCCTTGTGGCAAGCTATTCCAGAAGCCTCACCAACAGCAATGATGGATTTTGTAAGACAATCAGCGTCGCAGTTTACAGCACCAGACAATTTTTTAGGTTTCGGTATTCCAGATTTGGATTTAGCTAGAGCCTTAGCATTATCGCTTGAGGAGGATTTTATAGAAGCCTTTAATTTCTATCCAAATCCTGTGGAAACGGAAATTAATCTGTTGTTTCCATCAGCTGCAACACAATTAGAGCTTTCCATATTCAATCACTTAGGTCAACAAGTTTTATATAAAACAGTTCAAACGGATTTTAAAAAGGTTGACGTCTCTAATTTCGCTACAGGTATTTACCTTTTAAAGCTTTCCACCGAAAATGATTCTAAAACATTTAGGTTTATAAAAAATTGA
- a CDS encoding DUF922 domain-containing protein, with the protein MKNLLIILTLFYVGSVSNDQTMVWDETTKLTWADFKADPDLESDAVALTASGITFGYSVRTSEERIVDFSATVEAQFYPNKSWYLKEKGNAHILAHEQLHFDITELYARQFRQHLTQLKANQNVKKQMNKLHVAINEAVNETQKRYDKETNHSMNIEKQKEWEAFIAKELKSLDEFKS; encoded by the coding sequence TTGAAAAATCTACTTATTATTTTAACCTTATTTTACGTAGGAAGTGTTTCTAACGACCAAACCATGGTTTGGGATGAAACAACGAAGCTTACATGGGCAGATTTTAAAGCCGATCCTGATTTGGAATCGGATGCCGTTGCTTTAACAGCATCTGGAATTACATTTGGCTATTCCGTAAGAACATCTGAAGAAAGAATCGTCGATTTTTCTGCAACTGTCGAGGCTCAATTTTACCCAAATAAATCATGGTATTTAAAAGAAAAGGGGAATGCCCACATATTGGCTCACGAACAATTGCACTTTGATATCACCGAACTCTACGCACGTCAATTTAGACAACATTTAACACAGCTTAAAGCGAATCAAAATGTAAAAAAGCAGATGAATAAACTTCATGTTGCTATTAACGAAGCCGTTAATGAAACCCAAAAGCGATACGATAAAGAGACCAACCATTCTATGAATATAGAGAAGCAAAAAGAATGGGAAGCGTTTATTGCAAAGGAGCTTAAAAGTTTAGATGAATTTAAGTCATAA
- the mnmA gene encoding tRNA 2-thiouridine(34) synthase MnmA, with amino-acid sequence MKRVIVGLSGGVDSSVAAYLLKEQGYEVIGLFMKNWHDDSVTISDECPWLEDSNDAMLVADKLGIPFQTVDLSVQYKERIVDYMFNEYEKGRTPNPDVLCNREIKFDVFMDIALELGADFVATGHYCRKDTIEKDGKEIHQLLAGADPNKDQSYFLCQLSQKQLAKALFPIGELLKPEVRDIAKAQDLITAEKKDSQGLCFIGKVRLPDFLQQQLKPKEGVIVEVEDTFETYHQEMPEFNSKEKELQFLSEKPDYNLEDGKIVGKHQGAHYFTKGQRKGLGVGGTIEPLFVIDTDVKDNIIYTGQGKQHPGLYRNVLFVTNEELHWIREDLALNEGETMSVMARIRYRQALEKATLHKVASGLYVEFENKQSAITEGQFVAWYLEDELVGSGVIS; translated from the coding sequence ATGAAAAGAGTTATCGTAGGACTTTCAGGAGGAGTGGATTCTAGCGTTGCAGCTTATCTTTTAAAAGAACAAGGCTACGAGGTTATTGGCCTATTTATGAAAAATTGGCACGATGATTCCGTGACCATTTCAGACGAATGTCCATGGTTGGAAGATAGCAACGATGCCATGTTAGTGGCGGATAAATTAGGAATTCCTTTTCAGACCGTAGATTTAAGTGTGCAATACAAGGAACGTATTGTTGACTATATGTTCAACGAATACGAAAAAGGAAGAACACCAAATCCTGATGTGCTTTGCAATCGCGAAATTAAGTTTGATGTCTTCATGGATATAGCTTTGGAGTTAGGTGCAGATTTCGTCGCAACAGGTCATTATTGTAGAAAGGACACCATTGAAAAGGATGGAAAAGAAATTCATCAACTTTTAGCTGGTGCAGACCCTAACAAAGACCAATCTTATTTTCTTTGCCAGTTATCACAAAAACAATTGGCAAAAGCTTTATTTCCTATTGGTGAGTTATTAAAACCAGAAGTTAGGGACATTGCCAAAGCCCAAGATTTAATAACGGCCGAAAAGAAAGATTCGCAAGGTTTGTGTTTTATCGGTAAAGTAAGGTTACCAGATTTTCTTCAACAACAACTCAAACCAAAAGAAGGGGTTATTGTTGAGGTAGAAGATACGTTTGAGACTTATCATCAAGAAATGCCAGAATTTAATTCAAAAGAAAAGGAACTCCAGTTTCTATCTGAAAAACCAGACTATAATTTAGAAGACGGAAAAATAGTGGGTAAACATCAAGGTGCGCATTATTTTACCAAAGGTCAACGTAAAGGTTTGGGAGTAGGAGGAACTATTGAGCCATTATTTGTCATTGATACTGACGTCAAAGACAATATTATTTATACCGGCCAAGGCAAACAGCATCCTGGTTTATATCGCAATGTGCTATTTGTAACTAACGAAGAACTGCATTGGATTCGTGAAGATTTGGCTTTAAATGAAGGGGAAACTATGTCAGTAATGGCAAGAATCCGCTATAGGCAAGCCCTAGAAAAGGCAACACTACACAAAGTAGCTTCTGGCTTATATGTTGAATTCGAGAATAAACAATCCGCAATTACCGAAGGCCAGTTTGTAGCTTGGTATCTTGAGGATGAATTAGTAGGCTCAGGAGTTATCTCATAA